ATCGTTGCAATACCTTTCTGATGCAGAAACGAATACAGTTCCGCGTCGGGTTCTTTCACGCCCACGAAGGCAACCATTCGGTTATCGGGAACGCCTACTTCGCGCAGCCGATCGTATTCAGCCTGGTTCCGAATCGTAACAGAGAGCATCAGGTTTGGATCGAGCTGATGAAGTTTGGCCGCATCCTGCGCATTGTAGGTAATTACACAGGCATAGTCGCTCGCTCCCGTCTTATGGATCATATCGACCACTTTGGCAAACGATACGTTCCGTTTCACATCGAGCGTAAACCGAACTTTGTTTTTACCCCAGCGTAGTACTTGTTCCAGTGTTGGAATCTTATAGGGTGTCACCGTACCCATGTTATCTTCCAGACGGTACTGCGCCAGTTCGGCATAGGTTTTATCGATCAGCTTACCCGTACCATTGGTGGTCCGGTCGAGCGTAGCATCGTGCATCATCACCATCACACTGTCTTTAGTCAGGTCAATATCACATTCGATGATGGCCGGATGCGCTGACGGACCAATCTGCTGGGCTACATACGCAAACGATTCGATGCAGTTTTCGGGGTACCCTTTCAAATCGCCACCACCCCGGTGTACGGATATGAGCGGGGCGCGATCCGGCTTATACTGAAAAAAGTCCTCCGCGCCACTTTTCGACAGATTGGTCGTCGCTTTAGGGGCACAGGCAGTTATACAAAACGCTAACCCTGCCAGAAAAAAATGTTTTGACTGCATTTTATTGAAAACGGCCGGTTTCCTTCAGGATACTACACGTTTACCAAAGGAACCGATCAAATAAGATGTATTGTTGATAAAAACACAAATGTACGTTGAATCCAACCGGATTCAGCATTGGGAACAACGATCGTCCCGCACACATCGCAAGCTTATTCAGTTATGATTCCCTTTTCAATTCTGGATCTATCGCCCATTGTCGCCGGAAACACGGCTGCTCAGGCATTACGTAATACACTCAATCTGGCGCAACATGCCGAATCGCTGGGCTATAATCGATATTGGCTGGCGGAGCACCATAACATGCCGGGTGTGGCCAGTGCGGCTACGTCAGTCGTCATTGGCTATGTAGCCGGCGGTACCGAAACGATTCGCGTGGGGTCGGGCGGTATTATGCTACCCAATCATTCGCCCCTGGTGATTGCCGAACAATTCGGTACGTTGGAATCACTCTATCCGGGCCGGATTGACCTGGGTCTTGGTCGGGCTCCGGGAGCCGATCAGGCCACCGCCCGCGCCTTACGACGGGATGCCACTGGCCCCGATACATTCCCGCAGGATGTGGTTGAACTGATGCACTATTTTCAGCCCGACGACTCCAATCAGTTTGTGCAGGCCGTACCAGGTAATGGACTTAATGTTCCGATCTGGATACTCGGTTCCAGCTTATTTGGTGCTCAACTGGCGGCTATGCTTGGGCTACCCTATGCCTTTGCCTCGCATTTTGCGCCGAAAGATCTGATGCATGCCCTGCATGTATACCGTACTCATTTCACCCCATCGGCCCAACTGGATAAACCCTACGCGATGGTAGCCGCTAATGTAATCGTAGCCGATACCGACCGGGAAGCGGAGCGATTGTTCACTTCGGTTCAACAGCAGTTTTTGTACATACGCCGGGGAAAAGCCCGCCAAATGCAACCACCTGTCGACGATCTGACTGCCCAATGGGCAGACTATGAACTGGCTGGTATCGAGTCGGTCTTTAAGTATGCATTGGTTGGTTCACCCAAAACTGTACAACGTCAGCTACGTACTTTTCTGGAGCAAACACAGGCTGATGAGTTCATCCTATCTGCCCCTATTTTTGACCACGAAGCCCGGAAACATTCCCTTACCCTGACCGCACAGGTACGCGATGCTCTTGCCACTCAGCCGACCAGGTATATGCCCGTTTCGTAAGTTTTTGTATATTTGCTTAAAGCCAAACGCCATGATACAAGCGTCGAACCCAACACTTCCTCAAACGCTCGAAGCCTTTTTAGATTGGGAGCCCGGTGATGGCTTCAAGTATGAATGGAACAATGGGGAAATTATTCAGTCTTCAGGTATGAAGAAAAAGCAGTATTTTATTTATAACGTTCTGAGTAAGCTATTCTTCGAAAAGGGATACCATCAGCAAGGAATGCTCATGGCAGAACCCGACGTGATGCTTACAGCTTTCCAGATGCGCCATCCCGATATTGCTTATTTTACAGATTCGCAAATACAGCGAGGTCGAAATGGCGAGGATGTTATCCCGGCTTTTGTGATCGAAGTATTATCTGAAACGGATCAGGCATATCGAATTGAAGAAAAGATCGCTGAATATTTTAAAGCGGGGGTACAGGTCATCTGGAACATACTTCCAGAACAGGAAGTGGTGTACGTTTATACTTCCCGCAAACAGGTAACCATTTGTCTGGACGACGATATCTGTTCAGCAGCCCCTGTTCTGCCTGACTTCACGATTCCTGTAAATACATTGTTCGCCTAGCTTAACGATTCATAACTTAAAAAGGGCGGTTCAGTGAACCGCCCTTTTTAAGTTATATCACCACATTTACGATGCGTTTGGGAACGACGACGACTTTCTTCGGCGACTTTCCATCCAGCCACTTCTGAACAATCTCATCAGCCAGTACTTCCTTCTCGATCTCGGTTGGTGCGCGATCCAGCGAGAAACTGATCGTGGTACGCACTTTCCCGTTGATCTGAATCGGATATTCGAAGGCATCTTCTACCAGATAAGCCGGGTTAAATGTCGGGAATTTCGCTTTCGAAATGGTGCCGGGTTCGTTGCCCAGCGCAGCCCACAACTCTTCCGTAATGTGTGGCGCATAAGACGACAAAATCAGCACCAAATCCTGCAAAATGGCTCGTTTATGGCAATTTAACGCTGTTAACTCATTTACGCAGACCATAAACGCACTGACCGAAGTATTGAACGAATACAAATCAATGTCCCCTTCGGCCTTCTGAATCGTCTTGTGCAGAATCTTCAGCTCGGCAGGGGTAGGCTGTTCATCGGTTACCAGCCAAGTGCTGCTCCCATCGGTGTTATCCTTATAAAACAACCGCCAGAACTTACGGATAAACCGATATACCCCGTCAATACCGTTCGTATTCCAAGGTTTCGCCTGCTCCAGTGGCCCCAGGAACATTTCATACAGCCGAAGAACATCTGCACCGTATTTTTCAACAATCATGTCGGGATTGACAACGTTGAATTTCGACTTCGACATTTTTTCAACCTCAGCCCCAACAGTGTAACGACCATCAGGTTCAGTGATAAACTCAGCGTTCTCGGTTAAATCGGGCCGGGCCGCTTTGAAGGCATCAAGATCCAAGACGTCGTTTTCAACAATATTCACATCGGCATGCAAAGGCGTCACGTCCTGGCCATTAATTTGATTCAACGAAACAAAAACCGGAGCAATCCCCTCCTGTCCAGTACCTTTCACCCGGTACACAAAATTCGACCGGCCCTGAATCATGCCCTGGTTAATCAGTTTTTTGAACGGTTCTTCCTGCGGTACATAGCCTCGGTCTTTCAGGAACTTGTTCCAGAAACGGCTATACAGCAGATGTCCCGTCGCATGTTCGGTACCCCCGATGTACAGGTCAACATTTTGCCAGTAGTTGATGGCCTCTTTGCTGGCAAAGGCCGTGTCGTTGTTCGGGTCCATGTAGCGGTACCAGTACCATGATGAACCAGCCCAGCCCGGCATAGTGCTCAACTCATATTCGTACTGGCCCTTGTATTTCCAACCCTCCGCACGGCCTAGGGGTGGTTCGCCCGTTTCAGTGGGCAGGTATTTGTCAATAGCAGGCAATTCCAGCGGAAGATCGCTTTCATCGATTAGATAGGGCAACCCACCTTTGAAATACACAGGTACAGGTTCACCCCAGTAGCGCTGACGGCTGAATACGGCATCCCGCATCCGATAATTGACCTTCCCACGACCCAATCCACGCTCTTCCAGCCAGGCAATCAAGGTGGCTGTTGCCTCTTTATAAGTCATACCGTTGATGATGCCTGAGTTGATATAATGGCCTTCCTTTGTATTGTCGGCCTGTTTATCGATGTCTTTCTGTGCATCCAGAATGGGTATGATCGGCAACCCGAAGTGGGTGGCAAAGTTCCAGTCGCGCTGATCGCCCGACGGTACCGCCATCACAGCCCCCGTACCGTATCCGGCCAGTACATAATCGGCCAGGTAGATAGGTACCTTTTCTCCATTGAACGGATTGATACAGTAACTACCCGTAAATACCCCCGAAATAACCTTCGTCTCGGCCATACGATCCCGCTCAGAACGCATTTTGGCGGCATTGACATAAGCTTCTACAGCTTCATGCTGTTCAGGTGTTGTCAACTGAGTCACCAGTTCATGTTCGGGTGCCAATACCATAAAGGTTACCCCATAAATGGTATCCACGCGGGTGGTGAACACTTCGATATAGTCGTTAGGTGTACTCGCTACTGGAAATTTCACACTGGCGCCTACGCTCTTACCGATCCAGTTGCGTTGCTGTTCTTTCAGCGATTCGGTCCAGTCGATGGTGTCCAGGCCGGTCAGCAAGCGATCAGCATAAGCCGTAATCCGCATCATCCACTGACGCATCAATTTCTGCTCGACCGGATAGCCACCCCGCTCCGACACACCGTCTTTCACCTCATCGTTGGCCAGCACGGTTCCTAATGCCGGACACCAGTTAACGACAGCATCAGCCAGGTAGGTCAGGCGGTATTTCAGGGTAATTTTATACGACTCTTCTGCCGACATCGCATTCCATTCGGCGGCTGTAAACGTCGGAGTGTCGTCGTCACAAACGGCGTTGACATCCGTAGTCCCGTTGGTGGCAAATTTTTCCAGCAGCGTTTCAATGGGTTCCGCGCGGTCGGTATCGCGGTTGTACCACGACCGAAACAACTCCATGAAAATCCACTGCGTCCATTTGTAATAGGCCGGATCGGACGTGCGAACCTCCCGGCTCCAGTCGAAGCTAAAGCCAATATTTTTTAATTGCTCGATATACCGAACGCGGTTTTGCTCGGTGGTGATGGCCGGATGCTGTCCGGTCTGAATGGCATACTGTTCGGCCGGAAGCCCAAACGAGTCGAAACCCATTGGGTGTAGGACATTAAACCCTTTCAGTCGCTTATACCGCGCCACAATATCCGACGCAATGTAGCCAAGGGGGTGACCAACGTGTAATCCGGCTCCTGATGGATACGGAAACATATCGAGCACATAGTATTTTGGCTTGTCGGTATTGGCTTCGGGCTGGTAGGTCTGGTGTTCGTCCCAAAACCGTTGCCATTTTTGTTCGGTTTCGCGGTGATTGTAGTCGGCCATAATGGTAACGCGGCAGGAAAGCCGCTAACGATAGCAAAAGATTCGTCGGCTTTTCAGCCGCACAACTTGATTTCTTGCAAAAATAGCCGTTTGCAAGCACTTTTGTCTATCGCTTGTGTCGATGAATGCATAAACTTCCTGATGAATCGCGTCCGTCCGTCTGTTTCTTCTGCCCTAACCAAGTCATCCGTAGCATCCACAGATCCATTCTATTGGCTGTGGCTGATTGGTTTAGGGGTACTGACAACTCTACTGGGCTGCGGCATCATTGGCGACTTTAGCCATCCCCTCTCCGATGGGAACGATACGGACCAGTTTGAATACGTGGGTTATTTTTTCACGAAGAACCTGTCGTTCAATCCTTTTCCGCATCTGAATCTGGTCAACACCCAAACGTTTTATCCGTATGGTACAAATCAGGTTTTTCTGGATTGGGGATTTGAGCGCGATTACTGGTATCGGGCCTGCTACCTACTCCTGAATGGACCGGGGCCCTATCTTCAATCCTATTACCTATATACGCTGCTGGTAGCGGCTATTGGTACGTTTCTATTGCTGGAGCCCCGATTTGGCCGATTCAAAAGCTTTGTTGCTGGGTTGATCGTATCGATATTTAACTTTTACGCCATCTATAAATTCCCTGTTCACATGAACGTAGGGGTGGGCCACTGGACAACGCTGTGCATGGTAGCCACTTATCGGCTGCTGTACGATACGGTCGAACAAAAACCCATTACGTTATCTTTTGTGCTGGTTTGGATATGGCTGCATGTGCAGGTATTGAGCCAGGAACTTGGTTACGTAGCTGGCTTCGCCCTGACATTCACTACGCTGGCCGTTCCGTTCATCGCCCTAGCTTTATTCCGAAATTCCCGTCAATCAACGACAAAACAAGACGAACCTATACGCTGGTTTACTCTCCTGACCAGCTATGTACAGGAACAGTGGCGGCATTACAAACGGGATATTGTGTACGGGTTGGTACTCATCAGCATCAGTCTTTATCTGTACTTACCACTTACCTTACAGATCGCATTTACGGCCTGGGAATTTGACTTTGGCGCTGTTCCCGAAATCCGGGCCTGGTCGCATCCGCTTCGCCTGTTGATTCCCCATTTACCGGGTTTACATACCTATGCTCTTCCCTATCACCGATGGTTTAAGGACGCTTTCGAAAGCTACGCGCAAGGCAGTCCAGGCCTTTATCTGATTCTAGCAGGAAGCATCGGTTTCTGGCAAATGCGTCATCGTATTACGCTCTGGCTACCAATTGCCGTTATGCTGGTTTTATGCCTGCTATACCATCCGGTCCTTATTCCCACGCTAAAAGTTTTCCCCTGGTTCAGCTTTAACCGACATGGCGGCAGAGCCAGCCTGATCTATCCCGTTCTCTTTTGCCTGCTGGCTATACCCATCAAATGGCCACAGTACTTATCCAAACAATTCCTACTTTTTTTGGTAATAGGCTTGATGCTCATTGAATGGGTTACGGGTTATTATCCGCGCTATCGATACCCAAGCCATGTTATCTCCGATCAGG
This window of the Spirosoma aerolatum genome carries:
- a CDS encoding glycerophosphodiester phosphodiesterase family protein produces the protein MQSKHFFLAGLAFCITACAPKATTNLSKSGAEDFFQYKPDRAPLISVHRGGGDLKGYPENCIESFAYVAQQIGPSAHPAIIECDIDLTKDSVMVMMHDATLDRTTNGTGKLIDKTYAELAQYRLEDNMGTVTPYKIPTLEQVLRWGKNKVRFTLDVKRNVSFAKVVDMIHKTGASDYACVITYNAQDAAKLHQLDPNLMLSVTIRNQAEYDRLREVGVPDNRMVAFVGVKEPDAELYSFLHQKGIATILGTLGNLDKQAAAKGNQVYNTYVQHGADIMSTDRPLEMARVLYPAGK
- a CDS encoding LLM class flavin-dependent oxidoreductase, coding for MIPFSILDLSPIVAGNTAAQALRNTLNLAQHAESLGYNRYWLAEHHNMPGVASAATSVVIGYVAGGTETIRVGSGGIMLPNHSPLVIAEQFGTLESLYPGRIDLGLGRAPGADQATARALRRDATGPDTFPQDVVELMHYFQPDDSNQFVQAVPGNGLNVPIWILGSSLFGAQLAAMLGLPYAFASHFAPKDLMHALHVYRTHFTPSAQLDKPYAMVAANVIVADTDREAERLFTSVQQQFLYIRRGKARQMQPPVDDLTAQWADYELAGIESVFKYALVGSPKTVQRQLRTFLEQTQADEFILSAPIFDHEARKHSLTLTAQVRDALATQPTRYMPVS
- a CDS encoding Uma2 family endonuclease, whose translation is MIQASNPTLPQTLEAFLDWEPGDGFKYEWNNGEIIQSSGMKKKQYFIYNVLSKLFFEKGYHQQGMLMAEPDVMLTAFQMRHPDIAYFTDSQIQRGRNGEDVIPAFVIEVLSETDQAYRIEEKIAEYFKAGVQVIWNILPEQEVVYVYTSRKQVTICLDDDICSAAPVLPDFTIPVNTLFA
- the leuS gene encoding leucine--tRNA ligase, with protein sequence MADYNHRETEQKWQRFWDEHQTYQPEANTDKPKYYVLDMFPYPSGAGLHVGHPLGYIASDIVARYKRLKGFNVLHPMGFDSFGLPAEQYAIQTGQHPAITTEQNRVRYIEQLKNIGFSFDWSREVRTSDPAYYKWTQWIFMELFRSWYNRDTDRAEPIETLLEKFATNGTTDVNAVCDDDTPTFTAAEWNAMSAEESYKITLKYRLTYLADAVVNWCPALGTVLANDEVKDGVSERGGYPVEQKLMRQWMMRITAYADRLLTGLDTIDWTESLKEQQRNWIGKSVGASVKFPVASTPNDYIEVFTTRVDTIYGVTFMVLAPEHELVTQLTTPEQHEAVEAYVNAAKMRSERDRMAETKVISGVFTGSYCINPFNGEKVPIYLADYVLAGYGTGAVMAVPSGDQRDWNFATHFGLPIIPILDAQKDIDKQADNTKEGHYINSGIINGMTYKEATATLIAWLEERGLGRGKVNYRMRDAVFSRQRYWGEPVPVYFKGGLPYLIDESDLPLELPAIDKYLPTETGEPPLGRAEGWKYKGQYEYELSTMPGWAGSSWYWYRYMDPNNDTAFASKEAINYWQNVDLYIGGTEHATGHLLYSRFWNKFLKDRGYVPQEEPFKKLINQGMIQGRSNFVYRVKGTGQEGIAPVFVSLNQINGQDVTPLHADVNIVENDVLDLDAFKAARPDLTENAEFITEPDGRYTVGAEVEKMSKSKFNVVNPDMIVEKYGADVLRLYEMFLGPLEQAKPWNTNGIDGVYRFIRKFWRLFYKDNTDGSSTWLVTDEQPTPAELKILHKTIQKAEGDIDLYSFNTSVSAFMVCVNELTALNCHKRAILQDLVLILSSYAPHITEELWAALGNEPGTISKAKFPTFNPAYLVEDAFEYPIQINGKVRTTISFSLDRAPTEIEKEVLADEIVQKWLDGKSPKKVVVVPKRIVNVVI